In Haliotis asinina isolate JCU_RB_2024 chromosome 15, JCU_Hal_asi_v2, whole genome shotgun sequence, one DNA window encodes the following:
- the LOC137266327 gene encoding mucin-7-like: protein MDVVVYFTYLLSFLTYVLPAQAQEYCNGKTLWCDKGHCCGKGKCCAYYYELWWFWLIWALIILLSCCCLYQQKRFRRRQSPSRRGNRGRPRNRSRIAQALDAAFITPIFDPDRVRLPTYDEAKDMPKDPPPYNSLYETRLPETSVGGQQSSHNPSQSLPVLRTINDAPQASLIDNEEEAAVSVDIDQWREPPPPYTTQATPAQSVHIPIPPSQPFPHPILPTTCPSESHVPSPHTSHSSAASLQPCTPSPVGSATPTSSLPHDISTAPTYTSLVTEPSNSFPSPTSSVPATTSTNSFTASSPSPMQSTPMCTTLAESARS from the exons GCCCAGGAGTACTGTAATGGAAAGACCCTGTGGTGCGACAAAGGACACTGCTGCGGCAAGGGGAAGTGCTGTGCCTACTATTATGAACTTTGGT GGTTTTGGTTGATATGGGCATTAATAATCCTACTGAGCTGCTGTTGTCTATATCAGCAAAAACGATTTCGTCGTCGTCAGTCTCCCTCTCGACGGGGAAATCGAGGGAGACCACGAAATAGATCAAGGATCGCACAGGCACTAGATGCTGCTTTCATAACACCTATTTTTGATCCAG ATCGAGTGAGGCTCCCAACATATGACGAGGCAAAAGACATGCCTAAAGATCCCCCACCTTACAACTCTCTTTATGAAACAAGACTACCAGAGACATCTGTTGGTGGACAACAATCTTCCCATAATCCATCACAGTCACTTCCTGTCTTGAGAACTATTAATGATGC ACCACAAGCAAGCCTAATTGACAATGAAGAAGAGGCAGCTGTGTCTGTTGACATCGACCAGTGGAGGGAACCCCCACCCCCCTACACCACCCAGGCCACACCTGCACAGTCCGTCCACATCCCCATTCCACCCTCACAGCCCTTCCCTCACCCAATCCTCCCCACCACCTGTCCCTCTGAGTCACATGTCCCCAGCCCACACACATCCCATAGTTCTGCAGCTAGTTTACAACCTTGTACCCCCAGTCCAGTTGGTAGTGCCACGCCCACATCTTCACTACCCCACGACATAAGCACTGCTCCCACCTACACATCCTTAGTTACAGAACCATCAAATAGTTTCCCATCCCCCACATCATCTGTCCCTGCCACTACATCAACAAACTCTTTTACTGCCTCTTCCCCTTCCCCCATGCAGTCCACACCCATGTGCACCACCCTTGCTGAATCTGCAAGGTCCTGA